The Candidatus Accumulibacter similis genome has a segment encoding these proteins:
- a CDS encoding 2-phosphosulfolactate phosphatase, with protein sequence MRTRRVFLNRLDPIREPVDAVVVIDVLRSFTTAAYAFVAGAGTIYPVETIAGAFRLQRQLPDAVTTGAVGGGDPIPGFDFGNSPAELQHVHLAGRPLIQTTAAGVRGLTRFRHARALFAGSLVVARATATALLELQPAEVCFVITGEWVDRDGDEDIACADYIDALLQGEQPDPEHYAARVRDSDFGRRFLADDNPNLPARDLQLCAQADRFDFALSAAHVDGHLQIRRLRSSAARQAPAAGELRNALRLPGSGGTPATPQPDGC encoded by the coding sequence ATGCGTACCCGCCGCGTCTTCCTGAATCGCCTCGATCCGATCCGCGAACCGGTGGACGCGGTGGTGGTGATCGACGTCCTGCGCTCCTTCACCACCGCCGCTTACGCCTTCGTGGCCGGCGCCGGAACGATCTACCCGGTGGAGACGATCGCCGGTGCCTTCCGCCTGCAGCGGCAACTGCCCGATGCCGTGACGACCGGCGCCGTCGGCGGCGGCGACCCGATACCGGGCTTCGATTTCGGCAACTCGCCTGCCGAACTGCAGCACGTCCACCTGGCGGGCCGGCCACTGATCCAGACCACGGCCGCCGGCGTGCGCGGGCTGACCCGCTTCCGCCACGCGCGGGCGCTCTTCGCCGGCAGCCTGGTGGTGGCACGGGCGACGGCGACGGCACTGCTCGAGCTGCAACCGGCGGAGGTCTGCTTCGTCATCACCGGCGAGTGGGTGGACCGGGACGGCGACGAGGACATCGCCTGCGCCGACTACATCGATGCCCTGCTGCAAGGCGAGCAGCCGGATCCCGAGCACTACGCGGCGCGCGTTCGGGACTCCGATTTCGGCCGCCGGTTCCTTGCCGATGACAACCCCAACCTGCCTGCGCGCGATCTCCAGCTATGCGCGCAGGCCGACCGCTTCGACTTCGCCCTGAGCGCCGCCCATGTCGACGGCCACCTGCAGATCCGCCGCCTGCGCTCCAGCGCTGCCCGGCAGGCGCCGGCGGCCGGTGAGCTGCGCAACGCGCTCCGCCTGCCCGGGTCCGGCGGCACGCCAGCAACGCCACAGCCGGACGGCTGCTGA
- a CDS encoding DUF3313 domain-containing protein, with translation MQRAKVIHAAGRRRIIGAITLAGCALLAGCASDGNLLGGGTTVVASDTARLTRSGFLSDYARLRPTAWGHGIECWRDPSLDASRYGAILVSRIDVSLRPRDGGQQTFDPKDLATLTDYFHHALVKALQPQMQIAKQPGAGVIVLRVALTDLVPTKVTDSLAGTLIPYAFVAEAGSGVATGRPAGSTPYMGETGMEMQFRDGATGRILGECRDTEIGRKYAVDTNSSAAGAAQTWANGYLSSFEAWTYARDAFDKWSLLVAQRIAKLRAGQP, from the coding sequence ATGCAGCGAGCAAAGGTTATTCATGCGGCGGGCCGCCGCCGCATCATCGGGGCGATCACTCTTGCCGGTTGCGCACTCCTTGCGGGTTGCGCCAGCGACGGCAACCTGCTGGGCGGAGGTACGACGGTCGTCGCCTCGGATACGGCGCGGCTGACGCGCAGCGGCTTTCTCTCGGACTACGCGCGTTTGCGGCCGACCGCTTGGGGGCATGGGATCGAGTGCTGGCGCGATCCGAGTCTCGATGCCTCGCGCTACGGCGCGATCCTGGTGTCGCGGATCGACGTCTCGCTCCGGCCCCGCGACGGCGGGCAGCAGACCTTCGATCCGAAGGACCTGGCGACGCTCACCGACTACTTCCACCACGCCCTGGTCAAGGCGCTGCAGCCGCAGATGCAGATCGCCAAACAGCCGGGAGCGGGGGTCATCGTGCTGCGCGTCGCACTCACCGATCTGGTGCCGACGAAGGTCACCGACAGCTTGGCGGGGACGCTGATTCCCTACGCCTTCGTCGCCGAGGCTGGCTCCGGTGTCGCCACCGGCCGGCCGGCCGGGTCGACCCCGTACATGGGCGAGACCGGCATGGAGATGCAGTTCCGCGATGGCGCCACGGGCAGGATCCTCGGCGAGTGCCGCGATACCGAAATCGGCCGCAAGTACGCGGTCGACACCAATTCGTCGGCGGCCGGAGCGGCGCAGACCTGGGCGAACGGCTACCTCAGTTCGTTCGAGGCGTGGACCTATGCCCGCGATGCCTTCGACAAGTGGTCGCTGCTGGTGGCACAACGCATCGCGAAGCTGCGCGCCGGGCAGCCCTAG